The nucleotide sequence TGACCCTGGGCCACGAGGTCGCCGGAACGGTCGACCTGATCGGCGACGGCGTGACCGGATGGGCTCCGGGACGACGAGTTCTGCTGCAGGCGGGTGAACTGCGCGGCGAGACCGTGTACACCCGCGGGGTCGACTACGACGGTGGCTGGGCCGAGTACGCGCTGGCCCGGGCGGACACCCTGGTCGCCATCGGCGACGACCTCCCCTTCGAACAGGCCTGTTTCATCCCCGACGCCGTGTCCACCCCGTGGGCCGCCATCACCGCCACCGCGGCGGTGCTGCCGGCCCGCAGCGTCGGCGTCTGGGGCGCCGGTGGTCTCGGAGCCCACGCGATCGCGTTGCTGCGTCTGATCGGGGCCGCCCCGATCATCGCGGTCGACCCACTGCCGACGGCCCGCGAACGTGCCCTCGAGTTCGGTGCGGATCTTGCCCTCGATCCCGCGGATCCCATGCTGGGACAGCAGATCTCGCAGGCCACCGGGGGTACCGGGTTGAGCTATGCCTTCGACTTCGCCGGGGTCGAGGCGGTCCGCGAACAGGCGATCCGGACCTTGGGCAGGCTGGGCAAACTGACCCTCGTCGGACTGACCGACAAACCCGTGGTGATCACCGACGGGACCCGGTTCAGCTACCTGCAGCAGCAGATCCTCGGCCACTACGGTTCCGAGCCGGCACACGTCGCCCAGCTGGTGGACCTCGTCG is from Nakamurella sp. PAMC28650 and encodes:
- a CDS encoding zinc-binding dehydrogenase — protein: MILMLAGRLDVRTREFAVEEVPTPVPGPGEVRIKVGAAGVCLSDVHLIDGPLRPLYLPGDVVTLGHEVAGTVDLIGDGVTGWAPGRRVLLQAGELRGETVYTRGVDYDGGWAEYALARADTLVAIGDDLPFEQACFIPDAVSTPWAAITATAAVLPARSVGVWGAGGLGAHAIALLRLIGAAPIIAVDPLPTARERALEFGADLALDPADPMLGQQISQATGGTGLSYAFDFAGVEAVREQAIRTLGRLGKLTLVGLTDKPVVITDGTRFSYLQQQILGHYGSEPAHVAQLVDLVEAGRVEFSRSVSEVLPLAQAATAVDHLRHKVGNPIRIVLTP